From the Desulfovibrio sp. JY genome, one window contains:
- a CDS encoding response regulator, which produces MGLRVLAVDDEADFIETLVKRFTYRQIPVTAAASGAQALELMESQDFDVVILDMRMPGMDGMTVLREIKKRHPLVEVIILTGHASVEAGMEGMSLGAYDYVLKPVDFEELLGKARKAYERKNLTEARTRQG; this is translated from the coding sequence ATGGGACTTCGCGTACTGGCCGTGGACGACGAGGCCGATTTCATCGAAACCCTGGTCAAACGCTTCACCTATCGCCAGATTCCGGTCACCGCCGCCGCAAGCGGCGCCCAGGCCCTGGAGCTGATGGAAAGCCAGGACTTCGATGTGGTCATCCTCGACATGCGCATGCCGGGCATGGACGGGATGACGGTGCTTCGGGAAATAAAAAAACGCCATCCCCTGGTCGAGGTCATTATCCTGACCGGCCACGCCTCGGTGGAGGCCGGCATGGAAGGGATGTCGCTCGGGGCTTACGATTACGTGCTCAAGCCCGTGGACTTCGAGGAACTGCTGGGAAAGGCCCGCAAAGCCTATGAACGCAAAAACCTCACCGAAGCCCGTACCCGGCAGGGTTGA
- a CDS encoding GHKL domain-containing protein has protein sequence MIQDQLSKLRLKLIAITLAFSFIPLFSLGLVLYDRFYVTYTDKVYDNLSNLVENKKVTIDLFLAERVAQLSNLAQTESYRDLSQEDYLEHIFSVLQLHSKSFLDLQVIDQNGICVSYIGPYKLLGVNYGHEEWFKKVMAKGIHVSDVFLGFRKYPHFNIAVSRREGNRTWVLRAAIDSDIFDSLVRSIHLGKSGDAFLLSADHVFQTKPRFDHAMFDTLDFPDIPRFAGTRVSSLNIDGQTSLFAMTWLNHKDWLLVIKDDPREELLPVTRARWLLVLLLAGGTLLIIGGAVLVAGGTVKALISAEREKAALDASLTQSSKMAALGKLAAGVAHEVNNPLAIIMEKAGWMRDLLSEEDIKASPNFQEFADAVSKIEFHVRRAKDVTHRLLGFARRMEPTQEDIDVNLLLNQTRSFLENEASFRGIAFVSNYQSDLPRIESDTSQLQQVFLNIMDNAIDAIDKNGTITVTTRSLPESGEVDIAIADTGKGIGKEALEKIFDPFFTTKKVGEGTGLGLTISYSIIEKLGGHIHVTSEEGQGTTFHITLPLHA, from the coding sequence ATGATACAGGATCAACTCAGCAAATTACGCCTGAAACTCATCGCCATAACATTGGCGTTCTCGTTTATTCCCCTCTTCAGTCTCGGCCTCGTCCTCTACGATCGCTTTTATGTGACCTACACCGACAAGGTCTACGACAATTTAAGCAACCTGGTGGAGAACAAGAAGGTCACCATCGACCTTTTTCTGGCCGAACGCGTGGCCCAGCTCTCCAATCTGGCCCAGACCGAATCCTACCGCGACCTGTCCCAGGAAGACTACCTGGAGCACATCTTCAGCGTGCTCCAGCTGCACAGCAAATCCTTCCTCGATTTGCAGGTCATCGACCAGAACGGCATCTGCGTCTCCTACATCGGCCCCTACAAGCTGCTCGGCGTCAATTACGGCCACGAAGAGTGGTTCAAAAAGGTCATGGCCAAGGGCATTCACGTCAGCGATGTCTTTCTGGGCTTTCGCAAATACCCCCACTTCAACATCGCCGTCAGCCGCCGCGAAGGCAACCGGACCTGGGTGCTGCGGGCGGCCATCGACTCGGACATTTTCGATTCGCTGGTGCGCAGCATCCATCTGGGCAAATCCGGCGACGCCTTTCTGCTCTCCGCCGACCACGTGTTCCAGACCAAGCCGCGCTTCGACCACGCCATGTTCGACACCCTCGATTTTCCGGACATTCCCCGCTTCGCCGGCACCCGCGTGAGCAGCCTGAACATCGACGGCCAGACCTCGCTTTTCGCCATGACCTGGCTCAACCACAAGGACTGGCTGCTGGTGATCAAGGACGATCCCCGCGAGGAGCTTTTGCCCGTGACCCGGGCGCGCTGGCTGCTCGTCCTGCTTCTGGCCGGCGGCACGCTGCTCATCATCGGCGGGGCGGTGCTGGTGGCCGGCGGCACGGTCAAGGCGCTGATTTCGGCCGAGCGGGAAAAAGCGGCCCTCGACGCGTCGCTGACCCAGTCGAGCAAAATGGCCGCCCTGGGCAAGCTGGCCGCCGGCGTGGCCCACGAGGTCAACAACCCCCTGGCCATCATCATGGAAAAGGCCGGCTGGATGCGCGACCTCCTAAGCGAGGAGGACATCAAGGCCAGCCCCAACTTCCAGGAATTCGCCGACGCCGTGAGCAAGATCGAATTCCACGTGCGCCGGGCCAAGGACGTCACCCACCGCCTGCTCGGCTTCGCCCGCCGCATGGAGCCCACCCAGGAGGACATCGACGTCAACCTGCTCTTGAACCAGACCCGCTCGTTTCTGGAAAACGAGGCCAGTTTCCGGGGCATCGCCTTTGTCAGCAACTACCAAAGCGACCTGCCCCGCATCGAATCCGACACCTCCCAGCTCCAGCAGGTCTTCCTCAACATCATGGACAACGCCATAGACGCCATCGATAAAAACGGGACCATCACCGTGACCACGCGGTCCCTGCCCGAATCCGGCGAGGTGGACATCGCCATCGCCGACACCGGCAAGGGCATCGGCAAGGAAGCCCTGGAAAAGATCTTCGACCCCTTCTTCACCACCAAGAAGGTCGGCGAGGGAACCGGGCTCGGGCTCACTATCAGCTACAGCATCATCGAGAAACTGGGCGGCCATATCCATGTGACCAGCGAGGAAGGCCAGGGCACCACCTTCCACATCACGCTGCCGCTGCACGCCTGA
- a CDS encoding response regulator, with protein MADPIRVLIVDDEERFRETLAKLLSRHGFSVRAAGGGEAALALLGQSPCDVIVLDVKMPGLSGEEALPLLRQACPEAEVLVLTGHASVDIASAMIAGGAADYLLKPCPTEELEGAIRAVYDRRQATRPL; from the coding sequence ATGGCCGACCCCATCCGTGTGCTCATTGTGGACGACGAGGAACGCTTTCGCGAAACCCTGGCCAAGCTGCTCTCGCGCCACGGCTTTTCCGTGCGCGCCGCCGGCGGCGGCGAAGCGGCGCTCGCCCTTCTGGGCCAATCCCCCTGCGACGTGATCGTGCTGGACGTGAAGATGCCCGGACTCTCGGGCGAAGAAGCCCTGCCGCTTTTGCGCCAGGCCTGCCCCGAAGCCGAAGTGCTGGTGCTCACCGGCCATGCCTCGGTCGACATCGCCTCGGCCATGATCGCCGGCGGCGCGGCCGATTACCTGCTCAAACCCTGCCCCACCGAGGAACTCGAAGGCGCCATCCGGGCCGTCTATGACCGCCGCCAGGCAACCAGGCCATTATAA
- a CDS encoding two-component sensor histidine kinase codes for MNAKTSPKPVPGRVDPGAFAPLWPYTVLSPALAGAAVVATLATPPAVDVALALFAGAVCIGSALMLARRTRRHEHELREMDLRLLQSQKLASIGELSSGIAHEINNPLAIITQELDLARELLAGGPCLAEADLVDARDSLREIASQVDRCRQITHKLLNFARKMDPVLQEEALDRVIEDMALLVEREARGRDVVIVRDYSADLPPVRTDVPLLRQVILNLLTNALHATPKGGSITLSTRREGKWAVVAVRDTGSGIAPANMDKIFDPFFTTKQPGQGTGLGLSLSHGIVARLGGTLAAASPPGEGATFTVTLPL; via the coding sequence ATGAACGCAAAAACCTCACCGAAGCCCGTACCCGGCAGGGTTGACCCGGGCGCGTTCGCGCCCCTTTGGCCCTACACCGTGCTGTCCCCTGCCCTGGCCGGCGCGGCGGTGGTGGCCACCTTGGCCACACCCCCGGCCGTGGACGTCGCCCTGGCCCTTTTCGCCGGCGCCGTGTGCATCGGCTCGGCCCTGATGCTGGCCCGGCGCACCCGCCGCCACGAACACGAACTGCGCGAAATGGACCTGCGCCTGCTCCAGTCCCAAAAGCTCGCCTCGATAGGCGAACTGTCCTCGGGCATAGCCCACGAGATCAACAATCCGCTGGCCATCATCACCCAGGAGCTCGACCTGGCCCGGGAGCTTCTGGCCGGCGGGCCCTGCCTCGCCGAGGCGGATCTGGTCGACGCCCGCGACAGCCTGCGCGAAATCGCCAGCCAGGTGGACCGTTGCCGCCAGATCACCCACAAGCTTCTCAATTTCGCCCGCAAGATGGACCCCGTGCTCCAGGAAGAGGCCCTGGACCGGGTCATCGAGGACATGGCGCTTTTGGTCGAACGCGAGGCCCGGGGCCGGGACGTGGTCATCGTGCGCGACTACTCGGCCGATCTGCCGCCGGTGCGCACCGACGTGCCGCTCCTGCGACAGGTGATTTTGAACCTCCTGACCAATGCCCTGCACGCCACGCCGAAAGGCGGCTCCATCACCCTGTCCACGCGACGCGAAGGGAAATGGGCCGTCGTCGCCGTGCGCGATACCGGCAGCGGCATCGCCCCGGCAAACATGGACAAGATCTTCGATCCCTTTTTCACCACCAAACAACCCGGCCAGGGCACGGGACTGGGCCTGTCGCTCTCCCACGGCATCGTGGCGCGCCTTGGCGGAACGCTCGCCGCCGCAAGCCCGCCCGGAGAAGGCGCGACCTTCACCGTGACCCTGCCCCTGTAA